A region from the Benincasa hispida cultivar B227 chromosome 12, ASM972705v1, whole genome shotgun sequence genome encodes:
- the LOC120067860 gene encoding uncharacterized protein LOC120067860 isoform X3, which yields MHHRLVNFWLLLVMTRDRCHLGKKMMGRGADGGCGTEERPCPVARVPNRITLTQTRTDEEKKLSTVDIDYYAQAQKALCERSPFDVAEESSAPCVPTLPSRLGNFLSRHTGGKKRQRKSNSGADKKSSRQGERSRVSNIWVETEEYFRDLTLSDVDTLRTASSFSGLVARKCFSIPSVRDVPEANVGGSENVSDENTDGAIVKEEVEDDRLCSDVGMVETSGSPLEDKGCLNLDSTFGLEWLLGCRNKVSLTSERPSKKRKLLGGDAGLEKVLVVSPCDGNPSLCHFCSKGDTDKGLNPLVTCSCCHVVVHYKCYGIKERVNGSWLCSWCKQKDETNDSTKPCLLCPKQGGALKPVHKNVDSGFSVEFAHLFCSQWMPELYIENLTQMEPVMNLGDIKETRKKLVCNICKVKYGACLRCSHGTCRTSFHPICAREARHRMEVWAKYGCDNVSVNYSHSTIRDANFTCFNQNKLNVTVELRAFCSKHSESRDKSSNQDHSAAVNSSSYVVNHLPVTLSINRPQKLVGRRNIDSLLLSKEASDTNSGKLDDGELEDIGSADPSLNAACVTQKSTVQGVEDVNPLDSHKFASIMKKLIDQGKVNVKDVASEIGIPPDLLCAKLTADNMVPDLKSKIVRWLRNHAYIGSLQKNLRVKLKSAVLARAVVGAADRSDSLSVLDSDNSDLIADKMVTPQRKIKSNISHLKNDEIKFSSEGGHGLAIQSDTLDWQTCEEQGDSKKECFQDTGEKHLNECSSPSRNFPNDIGDQLKVSVSGHNSSIRAVHGKAGESPGFYFHPFVQEKMAYMLHGKLLNVSEGERSCSQASSNASGCCDHQHQHLDCNDVSCNSGGFSPKQQVNKKIDGIIKLSPEDEIEGEIIFYQHRLLANAVSRKKFADHLICNVVKSLPKEVDDARSTRWDAVLINQYYSELREAKKQGKKERRHKEAQAVLAAATAAAAASSRMSSFRKDIYEESAHRELMPRAKKTLTKVALAKTSLESDVCKEHTRSCDICRRPETILKPILVCSSCKVSVHLDCYRTVKESSGPWCCELCEELSLSRGSGASVVNFWDKSYFVAECGLCGGTTGAFRKSSDGQWVHAFCAEWVFESTFKRGQANPVGGMETVSKGVDSCYICHRKHGVCLKCNYGHCQSTFHPSCGRNAGCYMTVKSSGGKLQHRAYCEKHSSEQRAKAENQTHGIEELNRVKQIRVELERLRLLCERIIKREKIKVFSSKLVRRLLCMFAEGPGSLFT from the exons ATGCACCATAGGTTGGTTAATTTCTGGTTATTGTTGGTGATGACTAGAGACCGATGTCACCTGGGAAAGAAGATGATGGGTAGGGGTGCGGATGGAGGTTGTGGTACTGAGGAGAGGCCTTGTCCAGTGGCAAGAGTGCCGAACAGAATAACGTTGACCCAAACTCGAACAGACGAGGAGAAGAAGCTGTCTACTGTGGATATTGATTATTACGCGCAGGCTCAAAAGGCTTTATGTGAGCGTTCGCCATTTGATGTTGCGGAAGAGAGTTCAGCTCCTTGTGTGCCTACTTTGCCCAGTAGGTTGGGTAACTTCTTGAGTAGACATACAGGTGGTAAGAAACGGCAGAGGAAATCCAATTCTGGGGCAGATAAGAAATCTTCTAGACAAGGTGAAAGGTCGCGTGTTTCCAACATTTGGGTCGAGACTGAGGAATATTTTAGAGACTTGACGCTGTCTGATGTAGACACTTTGCGTACAGCGTCTTCCTTTAGCGGTTTAGTGGCTAGGAAATGTTTTTCAATTCCGTCTGTAAGAGATGTTCCAGAAGCAAATGTAGGTGGAAGTGAGAATGTTAGTGATGAGAATACGGATGGGGCCATTGTTAAAGAGGAGGTTGAGGATGATCGTTTGTGCTCGGATGTGGGCATGGTTGAAACCAGTGGTTCACCTCTCGAAGACAAGGGTTGTTTGAATTTGGATTCTACTTTCGGCTTAGAATGGCTTTTAGGATGTAGGAATAAGGTGTCTTTAACTTCGGAGCGGCCGTCGAAGAAACGGAAGCTTCTAGGTGGCGATGCAGGATTGGAAAAAGTTCTGGTTGTTTCTCCTTGCGATGGAAATCCATCTTTGTGCCACTTTTGCTCTAAGGGTGATACGGACAAAGGGTTAAATCCATTAGTTACTTGCAGTTGTTGTCATGTGGTGGTTCATTATAAGTGCTATGGCATAAAAGAGAGAGTCAATGGATCCTGGTTGTGTTCTTGGTGTAAGCAGAAGGATGAAACTAATGATTCCACGAAGCCTTGTTTGCTCTGTCCCAAGCAGGGTGGTGCTCTGAAACCTGTACACAAGAACGTTGACAGTGGATTTTCTGTTGAATTTGCTCATTTATTTTGTAGCCAGTGGATGCCAGAGTTATATATAGAGAACTTGACGCAGATGGAGCCCGTTATGAATCTGGGAGATATAAAAGAAACCCGAAAAAAGTTGGTATGTAACATATGCAAAGTCAAGTATGGAGCCTGTCTTCGGTGCAGCCATG GAACCTGCAGAACCTCCTTTCATCCAATTTGTGCAAGAGAGGCTAGACATAGAATGGAGGTGTGGGCCAAATATGGGTGTGATAATGTAAGTGTGAATTATTCTCATTCTACAATTCGAGATGCCAATTTCACATGCTTCAATCAAAACAAACTAAATGTGACG GTTGAGCTTCGTGCTTTCTGCTCTAAGCACTCAGAAAGTCGAGATAAGAGCAGCAATCAAGACCATTCAGCAGCTGTCAACAGTAGCTCATATGTGGTCAACCACCTTCCAGTGACATTGTCAATTAACCGACCACAAAAATTAGTTGGGAGAAGGAACATTGATAGCCTTTTACTCTCTAAGGAAGCTTCTGATACCAACTCTGGAAAACTGGATGATGGCGAATTAGAAGATATAGGATCCGCTGATCCCAGTTTAAATGCTGCTTGTGTAACACAGAAGTCTACTGTCCAGGGGGTTGAGGATGTTAACCCACTCGATTCCCATAAGTTTGCATCGATCATGAAAAAG TTGATTGATCAAGGAAAAGTGAACGTTAAAGATGTAGCCTCAGAAATTGGAATACCACCTGATTTATTATGTGCAAAACTTACT GCTGACAACATGGTTCCCGACCTGAAATCCAAAATTGTCCGATGGCTAAGAAATCATGCTTATATTGGTTCCTTGCAGAAAAATTTGAGAGTAAAACTTAAATCGGCTGTTTTAGCTAGGGCTGTCGTTGGAGCTGCTGATCGTTCCGACTCTTTGTCAGTACTTGATTCTGATAATTCAGATCTTATTGCTGATAAGATGGTTACACctcaaagaaaaatcaaaagcaATATTAGCCATTTGAAGAATGatgaaatcaaattttcatcTGAAGGTGGCCATGGTCTAGCAATTCAAAGTGATACCTTGGACTGGCAAACTTGTGAAGAGCAAGGTGATTCAAAGAAGGAATGCTTCCAAGACACCGGTGAGAAG CATTTAAACGAGTGTAGTTCTCCTTCAAGAAATTTTCCAAATGACATAg GTGATCAATTGAAGGTTTCCGTTTCTGGCCATAATTCTTCAATAAGAGCAGTTCATGG AAAGGCTGGAGAGTCGCCTGGTTTTTATTTTCATCCATTTGTCCAAGAGAAGATGGCATATATGTTGCATGGAAAGCTTCTAA ATGTGTCTGAAGGAGAGAGGTCATGTTCGCAAGCATCTTCCAATGCTAGCGGTTGTTGTGATCACCAACATCAGCATTTAGACTGCAACGACGTGAGTTGCAATTCTGGTGGATTTAGTCCGAAGCAGCAagtgaataaaaaaatagatggaATCATAAAGTTGTCTCCAGAAGATGAAATTGAAGgagaaattatattttatcaGCACAGATTACTTGCAAATGCAGTTTCAAGGAAGAAGTTCGCTG ATCATTTAATTTGTAACGTTGTTAAGAGTCTTCCAAAGGAGGTTGATGATGCAAGAAGTACTAGATGGGATGCTGTTCTTATTAATCAGTATTATAGTGAGCTCAGAGAAGCAAAGAAACAGGGTAAGAAAGAGAGAAGACATAAGGAAGCACAGGCTGTACTAGCTGCTGCAACGGCTGCTGCTGCTGCCTCTTCTAGGATGTCATCATTCAGAAAAGATATATACGAAGAATCTGCTCACAGAGAG TTGATGCCTCGTGCAAAAAAAACGCTTACTAAGGTTGCTCTCGCAAAGACTTCATTAGAGTCGGATGTCTGTAAAGAACACACTAGATCCTGTGATATCTGCAGACGGCCAGAGACAATACTAAAGCCAATTTTAGTCTGCTCAAGCTGCAAG GTTTCAGTACATCTGGATTGCTATCGGACTGTGAAAGAGTCCTCAGGTCCATGGTGTTGTGAATTATGTGAAGAATTGTCACTATCAAGAGGGTCTGGAGCATCAGTAGTCAATTTTTGGGATAAATCATATTTTGTTGCAGAATGTGGTCTATGTGGTGGCACCACAGGTGCATTCAGGAAATCATCTGATGGCCAGTGGGTTCATGCCTTCTGTGCAGAG TGGGTCTTCGAATCAACTTTCAAAAGAGGACAAGCAAATCCCGTGGGAGGCATG GAGACAGTTTCAAAAGGGGTGGACTCTTGCTATATTTGTCACCGCAAGCATGGTGTCTGTTTGAAG TGCAATTATGGTCATTGCCAGTCCACTTTTCATCCCTCATGCGGTAGAAATGCTGGATGTTACATGACTGTAAAGAGTTCTGGTGGTAAGTTGCAGCACAGAGCATACTGTGAAAAGCATAGCTCAGAGCAAAGAGCAAAG GCTGAAAACCAAACACATGGAATCGAGGAATTGAATAGAGTCAAGCAAATTAGG GTTGAACTTGAGAGGCTACGCCTACTCTGCGAGAGAATCATCAAACGTGAGAAGATCAAG gttttttcctcaaaattagTCAGAAGACTGCTTTGTATGTTTGCAGAGGGACCTGGTTCTCTGTTCACATGA